A genomic segment from Plasmodium sp. gorilla clade G2 genome assembly, chromosome: 3 encodes:
- a CDS encoding asparagine synthetase, putative: MCGILAIFHSSIEKHRLRRKALNLSKILRHRGPDWNGIVVEENDDGTTNVLAHERLAIVDVLSGHQPLYDDEEEVCLTINGEIYNHMELRKLIKEENLNKLKSCSDCAVIPNLFKIYKEKVPSMLDGIFAGVISDKKNNTFFAFRDPIGICPLYIGYAADGSIWFSSEFKALKDNCIRYVIFPPGHYYKNNKNKGEFVRYYNPNWWSLNNSIPNNKVDFNEIRIHLEKAVIKRLMGDVPFGILLSGGLDSSIIAAILAKHLNGLDKKDTKSIHNSSDNNNNNNNNSDNLESQKLRSFSIGLKGSPDLKAAKEVADYLGIQHTEFYFTVEEGIDSLHDVIYHIETYDITTIRASTPMYILSRLIKSSCVKMVLSGEGSDEIFGGYLYFHKAPNKEEFHRELQRKIHDLHYYDVLRANKSTMAFGIEARVPFLDLQFLNLVMNIDPQDKMCSNNKIEKYILRKAFEGYLPEHILYRQKEQFSDGVGYNWIDGLKQYAEKKISDIQFSRAKFLFPYNTPKTKEAYLYRCIFSECFPEQCAQESVPEGESIACSTSKAVEWDETFKQNADQSGRSVLGIHRHSKQFDDVKCLPIQNQASINY, translated from the exons ATGTGCGGTATACTAGCCATTTTTCATTCATCTATAGAAAAACATCGATTAAGAAGGAAGGCCCTAAATTTATCAAAaat aCTGAGACATAGGGGCCCTGACTGGAACGGTATTGTAGTTGAAGAGAATGATGATGGGACGACAAATGTGCTGGCACATGAACGTCTAGCTATTGTAGATGTTTTATCTGGTCATCAACCTTtatatgatgatgaagaagaagtaTGTTTAACCATAAAtggagaaatatataatcatatggaattaagaaaattaataaaagaagagaatttgaataaattaaaaagctGTTCAGATTGTGCAGTGATAccaaatttatttaaaatatataaagaaaaagttCCATCAATGTTAGATGGTATATTTGCAGGTGTAATaagtgataaaaaaaataatacattttttgcTTTTCGAGATCCTATAGGTATATGTCCATTATATATAGGTTATGCAGCTGATGGTTCTATATGGTTTTCATCAGAATTTAAAGCTTTAAAAGATAATTGTATAAGATATGTAATATTTCCTCCTGgacattattataaaaataataaaaataaaggtgAATTTGTAAGGTACTATAACCCTAATTGGTGGTCTTTAAATAATAGTATACCAAATAATAAAGTTGATTTTAATGAAATACGTATACATTTAGAAAAAGCAGTAATAAAAAGATTAATGGGTGATGTACCGTTTGGAATTTTATTATCAGGAGGATTAGATTCTTCTATAATAGCTGCCATCCTTGCTAAACATTTAAATGGTCTAGATAAGAAAGATACAAAAAGCATTCATAATAGTagtgacaataataataataataataacaatagtGATAATTTGGAATCTCAAAAATTAAGAAGCTTTTCTATAGGTTTAAAAGGCTCACCTGATTTAAAAGCAGCAAAAGAAGTAGCTGATTATTTAGGCATACAACATACcgaattttattttactgTTGAAGAAGGTATAGATTCTTTACATGAtgttatttatcatatagaAACGTATGATATTACAACAATACGTGCATCGACACCTATGTATATTCTTTCAAGGTTAATTAAAAGCAGCTGTGTTAAAATGGTTCTAAGTGGTGAGGGTTCTGATGAAATATTTGGAggttatctttattttcataaagcacctaataaagaagaatttCATAGAGAACTACAAAGAAAAATACATGATCTACATTATTATGATGTATTAAGAGCTAATAAATCTACTATGGCATTTGGTATTGAAGCAAGAGTACCTTTTTTAGATTTACAATTCTTGAATCTTGTTATGAATATTGATCCACAAGATAAAATGTgctcaaataataaaatagaaaaatatattttaagaaaaGCTTTTGAAGGATATTTACCTGAACATATCCTCTACAGACAAAAAGAACAATTCTCAGATGGTGTTGGATATAATTGGATTGATGGATTAAAACAATAtgcagaaaaaaaaatatcagaTATTCAATTTTCAAGAGCCAAATTTCTTTTTCCATATAATACACCAAAAACTAAAGAAGCATATCTATACAGATGTATTTTTTCAGAGTGCTTCCCTGAACAATGTGCACAAGAATCAGTACCAGAAGGAGAATCTATTGCATGTTCAACTAGTAAAGCCGTTGAATGGGATGAAACCTTTAAACAAAATGCTGACCAGTCAGGTCGATCTGTTCTAGGAATACATCGACACTCAAAACAATTTGATGATGTAAAATGTCTTCCCATACAAAATCAAGCTagtattaattattaa